A genomic segment from Candidatus Korarchaeum cryptofilum OPF8 encodes:
- a CDS encoding magnesium transporter: MLKDRERKFQILRDSMFSLSFDMGGLIAGGLLESFSGLALRTGWSIALYPIVLTGRGALNGIEAARISTGLHLGTVKPTFRGNTKYYYSILASMVTLSLLMSLLMGSLAFIFSGATLEELPIILSTAISSQTIAIILIVPATSLAGHESFKRGLDPDAVVYPISSTVADIWATISYIIALTIAFGPSIINHIIASATVIFTLLVIVIFSREEEFRRTIRESFPTVASVTLISSISGFSLSSARKRIEETPGILTIYPAIIDTLGDCGAIFGSTSTTKLFTGLMEPSLSEISSRINELAQIWIAGLIYYFLYAIIGFSVGGSLRSFAIPLLVYSILFPLISLFTFSLAIVAFRKGLNPDNFIIPLETTMTDTITTVMLSAILSV, encoded by the coding sequence ATGCTCAAAGATCGGGAGAGAAAGTTCCAGATACTCAGGGACTCCATGTTCTCACTGAGCTTCGATATGGGCGGACTCATAGCCGGAGGCCTCCTGGAGAGTTTTTCCGGGCTCGCTCTGAGGACCGGTTGGAGCATAGCTCTCTATCCGATAGTCCTCACTGGCAGAGGGGCTTTGAACGGGATAGAGGCGGCCAGGATAAGCACTGGCCTCCACCTGGGGACCGTGAAGCCCACTTTCAGGGGGAACACTAAATATTATTACTCGATATTGGCATCGATGGTGACGCTCTCCCTATTAATGAGCCTCCTCATGGGATCCCTCGCCTTCATATTCTCCGGAGCTACTTTAGAGGAGCTTCCAATCATCTTATCCACAGCGATATCCTCGCAGACCATAGCCATTATTTTGATAGTGCCTGCCACATCATTAGCTGGCCATGAATCCTTCAAGAGGGGTCTGGATCCCGATGCCGTGGTTTATCCGATATCATCCACGGTAGCTGATATATGGGCGACTATCTCCTACATCATAGCCCTCACAATAGCTTTCGGCCCCTCGATCATCAATCATATAATAGCATCAGCCACCGTTATATTCACTCTCTTAGTGATAGTGATCTTCTCTAGGGAGGAGGAGTTCAGGAGGACCATCAGGGAGTCTTTCCCTACAGTGGCCTCTGTGACTCTAATATCCAGCATCTCGGGGTTCTCACTCTCCTCGGCTAGGAAGAGGATAGAGGAAACTCCCGGGATCCTAACGATATATCCAGCGATAATAGATACCTTGGGTGATTGCGGCGCTATATTCGGATCTACCTCAACTACTAAGTTATTCACCGGTTTGATGGAACCTTCCCTCAGCGAGATATCATCTAGAATTAATGAGTTAGCTCAGATATGGATCGCTGGTCTCATATACTACTTCCTATACGCTATTATAGGCTTCTCAGTGGGAGGGAGCCTGAGGTCATTCGCTATACCCCTGCTAGTCTACTCGATCCTCTTCCCCCTAATATCCTTATTCACCTTCTCCCTGGCGATAGTAGCTTTCAGGAAGGGGCTGAATCCGGATAACTTCATAATACCCCTGGAGACCACTATGACTGACACTATCACGACGGTAATGCTTTCAGCAATCCTCTCGGTCTAG
- a CDS encoding gamma-glutamyltransferase family protein: protein MHPFMTYDSVVASEHYLASTVAAEVLRDGGNAVDASVVASLALSVLLPHLSGLGGDFFALVKRGEEIKFIDGAGPSPYELSRDELFRRGFNEMPERGPLSITVPGYLDALHLMWKLYGSMEWSSLVSRVVKLAEKGFPVSKSLSEAVKSNRELLSSDEGSSSTYLSIGATGSRHNFKGLARALEIISEDPREFYEGEIAQKIVSYVRKRGGLLSIEDLSEYRAGEGRPISARIWGGVAYEMPPPTQGITTLHMMMLTEALDGPRSWSRLRKLIEISERAYSIRDRYLTDPKFMGVRVEELLHPSSLEGAAPGRMDDGDTTFFSVIDRDGMMVAGIQSIFYAFGSGVTEPNYQITLNCRASSFSLKEDHVNRLEPGKRTLHTLSSLIFELDDDWYVIGTSGGHYRPQIHWWLSTNIFKFGMDLREALDFPRAYFDLSKGILVAEEGLEIGSGVKVDLRRYPSRLGVAALTCMRGDGLRIGCADLRGDGGCSGI, encoded by the coding sequence ATGCATCCCTTCATGACTTACGATAGCGTCGTCGCCTCTGAACATTATCTAGCATCTACTGTAGCGGCTGAAGTCCTGAGGGATGGGGGAAATGCCGTAGATGCATCTGTAGTAGCCTCCCTAGCTCTCTCAGTACTCCTCCCTCACCTCAGCGGGTTGGGAGGGGATTTCTTCGCCCTAGTGAAGAGGGGGGAGGAGATCAAGTTCATAGATGGAGCTGGCCCTTCCCCCTATGAGTTGAGCAGGGATGAGTTATTCAGAAGGGGATTCAATGAGATGCCGGAGAGGGGACCCCTCTCGATAACAGTACCGGGTTACTTGGATGCTTTACACCTCATGTGGAAGCTCTACGGAAGTATGGAGTGGAGCTCCTTAGTCTCGAGAGTCGTGAAGCTCGCTGAAAAAGGATTTCCAGTGAGCAAAAGCCTTTCGGAAGCTGTCAAGTCGAATAGAGAGCTCTTATCATCCGACGAGGGGTCTTCATCAACATACCTCAGCATAGGGGCGACTGGATCTAGGCATAATTTTAAAGGGCTCGCTAGGGCCCTAGAAATAATTTCAGAGGATCCTAGAGAATTTTATGAGGGAGAGATAGCTCAGAAGATCGTTAGCTATGTCAGGAAGAGGGGAGGTCTGCTCTCAATCGAGGACCTATCTGAATACAGGGCGGGGGAGGGGAGACCGATATCAGCTCGCATCTGGGGAGGAGTGGCGTACGAGATGCCCCCTCCGACTCAGGGGATAACGACTCTGCACATGATGATGCTCACCGAAGCTTTAGATGGCCCAAGATCCTGGAGCAGGTTGAGGAAGCTGATAGAGATATCTGAGAGAGCTTACAGCATAAGGGACAGGTATTTGACGGATCCTAAGTTCATGGGGGTGAGGGTTGAGGAGCTGCTCCATCCCTCCTCGCTCGAAGGCGCAGCTCCGGGGAGGATGGATGATGGGGACACCACTTTCTTCAGCGTGATAGATCGAGATGGTATGATGGTAGCTGGGATTCAGAGTATATTCTATGCTTTCGGCTCCGGAGTAACTGAGCCTAACTATCAGATAACGCTTAACTGCAGGGCATCGAGCTTCTCGTTGAAAGAAGATCATGTGAACAGGCTTGAACCTGGAAAGAGGACTTTACACACGCTATCCTCCCTTATCTTTGAGTTAGATGATGATTGGTATGTCATAGGAACTTCTGGTGGTCATTACAGGCCTCAGATACACTGGTGGCTCTCTACGAACATATTCAAATTCGGCATGGACCTAAGGGAAGCCTTAGACTTCCCTAGGGCTTATTTCGATCTCTCAAAGGGGATTCTAGTCGCTGAGGAGGGGCTGGAGATTGGGAGCGGTGTGAAAGTTGATTTGAGGAGGTATCCATCGAGGCTCGGCGTGGCCGCTCTCACTTGCATGAGGGGGGATGGATTGAGGATAGGTTGCGCTGATTTGAGAGGTGATGGCGGTTGCTCGGGCATCTAG
- a CDS encoding M42 family metallopeptidase, with product MDLKLLERLSLASAPPGFEDEVREILKEELEGRVDELQEDGFGNLYAVKGSGRKVMFAAHMDEVAMMVRHIDERGFLRVVALGGLSPSQLVAQRVVVHGKVKLRGIVGTLPAHMGEEKIPKMDELYVDVGASSGEEARSLGIRPGTLITFDSPFIYQPETGSLIGKALDDRLGCFLLAEALKSVEPGEKIYAVFTCEEERGLRGAQVAANRVRPDLAFVLEGTIASDVPEVQEYNYITQLGKGPAIRVMDRGLIVKGWLLESIIARAEGLGIPYQLQLSPVSSTDAAPISLSGDGVAVGVISVPARYIHSPQALAKVSDIENSLKLVKSLMEDPPRK from the coding sequence ATGGATTTGAAGCTCCTGGAGAGGCTTTCCCTAGCATCTGCTCCGCCGGGTTTTGAGGATGAGGTCAGGGAGATCTTGAAGGAGGAGCTAGAGGGCAGAGTAGATGAGCTCCAAGAGGACGGGTTCGGGAACTTATACGCTGTGAAGGGGAGCGGGAGGAAAGTGATGTTCGCGGCTCACATGGATGAAGTGGCCATGATGGTGAGGCATATAGATGAGAGGGGCTTCCTCAGAGTAGTAGCCCTTGGAGGCCTCAGCCCATCGCAATTAGTCGCTCAGAGGGTAGTTGTTCACGGGAAAGTGAAGCTCAGGGGAATAGTGGGCACTCTTCCAGCTCACATGGGTGAGGAGAAGATCCCTAAGATGGATGAGCTTTACGTGGATGTGGGTGCTTCCAGCGGAGAGGAGGCTAGGAGCCTCGGGATAAGGCCGGGCACTCTAATAACCTTCGATTCTCCGTTCATATATCAACCCGAGACAGGGTCTTTAATTGGGAAGGCATTGGACGATAGATTAGGATGCTTCCTGCTCGCTGAGGCATTGAAGAGCGTGGAACCTGGTGAAAAAATATATGCTGTTTTCACTTGCGAGGAGGAGAGGGGGCTCAGGGGCGCCCAAGTAGCGGCCAATAGAGTGAGGCCAGACCTTGCCTTCGTCTTGGAGGGTACTATAGCATCGGATGTACCCGAGGTCCAGGAGTACAACTATATAACTCAACTGGGGAAGGGGCCGGCGATAAGGGTGATGGATAGGGGATTGATAGTCAAGGGATGGCTACTGGAATCGATTATAGCTAGAGCTGAAGGATTAGGGATCCCCTACCAGCTCCAGCTATCCCCGGTGAGCAGCACGGATGCTGCGCCTATAAGCTTGAGCGGGGATGGGGTAGCTGTAGGAGTGATCTCAGTCCCGGCCAGGTATATACATTCGCCTCAAGCCCTAGCTAAAGTCAGCGATATAGAGAACTCTCTGAAGCTAGTCAAGAGCCTCATGGAGGATCCCCCGAGGAAGTGA
- a CDS encoding SDR family oxidoreductase, with the protein MDLGLRGKLAVLTGASSGMGKASAISLLKEGSRVLISSRSEEKLKKAAEELSRYGEVHFKASDLRKAEDISELYGRAEELGGADILVISYGGPRIARFRDLDDKDWYEAFDLLVMSSVRLSRLFGYRMKERGWGRVVLITSTAVKEVNMNIPLSSVVRTGLAGLIKVLSRELAPEVTVNGIMPGRIMTERQRELLAFKAEELGITLEQMEEEASKEIPLRRFGKPEEVGDLIAFLCSERASYISGALIPIDGGMLTVVG; encoded by the coding sequence ATGGATCTCGGTCTAAGGGGCAAGTTAGCTGTCTTAACTGGAGCCAGCTCCGGGATGGGGAAGGCATCAGCGATATCTCTCCTGAAGGAAGGTTCTAGGGTCCTAATATCCTCGAGAAGCGAGGAGAAACTCAAGAAAGCTGCTGAGGAGCTCTCAAGGTACGGGGAGGTTCACTTCAAGGCCTCGGATCTGAGGAAAGCTGAGGACATATCGGAGCTCTATGGGAGGGCTGAGGAGCTAGGAGGAGCTGATATATTAGTTATCAGCTATGGAGGTCCCAGGATAGCCAGATTCAGGGATCTGGATGATAAAGATTGGTATGAAGCATTCGACTTGCTCGTGATGAGCTCAGTCAGGCTATCCAGGCTCTTCGGTTACAGGATGAAGGAGAGGGGATGGGGAAGGGTAGTCCTAATAACTTCAACGGCCGTGAAGGAGGTGAACATGAATATACCCCTATCCTCAGTCGTCAGGACGGGCCTGGCTGGCCTGATAAAGGTATTATCGAGGGAGCTAGCTCCGGAAGTCACGGTAAACGGGATCATGCCGGGCAGGATAATGACCGAGCGCCAGAGGGAGCTATTAGCTTTTAAAGCTGAGGAACTAGGCATAACTCTCGAGCAGATGGAGGAGGAAGCATCTAAGGAGATACCCCTGAGGAGGTTCGGTAAGCCAGAGGAAGTGGGGGATTTGATAGCGTTTCTGTGCAGTGAGAGGGCATCTTATATATCCGGCGCCCTCATTCCAATAGATGGAGGGATGCTCACCGTTGTCGGATAG